One window from the genome of Rhodopseudomonas sp. P2A-2r encodes:
- a CDS encoding aliphatic sulfonate ABC transporter substrate-binding protein encodes MSRSRRTILAGLSAALLFSGLAALPAMAQELKEVRIGFQKAGIFPAVKARGTLEKVLKSRGIQVKWVEFQFGPPILEAINTGNVDFGFTGDAPPIFAQAARANLLYVAALPSAGANEAIIVPENSPIKTLADLKGKKIGFAKDSSAHNTTVAALEKGGIAYSEITPVTLGPADAVAAFAGGNLDAWTIWDPYLALAEKGKVRVIASAKDVHDANSFFLANRDFTAKHVDIVALLNQTFAEESKWAGEHRAEIVASLHETTGVDSEALTRAVNRSTFLVTPITDRVVASQQATADRFFKLGLIPKAIDVKEIVWRWTPGS; translated from the coding sequence ATGTCCAGATCCCGCAGAACGATCCTCGCCGGCCTTTCGGCCGCGCTGCTATTCTCCGGCCTCGCCGCATTGCCTGCGATGGCGCAGGAGTTGAAGGAGGTCCGCATCGGCTTCCAGAAGGCCGGCATCTTTCCCGCCGTGAAGGCCCGCGGCACGCTCGAGAAGGTGCTGAAGTCGCGCGGCATCCAGGTGAAGTGGGTTGAATTCCAGTTCGGGCCGCCGATTCTAGAGGCGATCAACACAGGCAATGTGGACTTCGGCTTTACCGGCGACGCGCCGCCGATTTTCGCGCAGGCTGCGCGCGCCAACCTGCTTTACGTTGCGGCGCTGCCGTCGGCCGGCGCCAATGAGGCGATCATCGTGCCGGAGAACTCGCCGATCAAGACGCTTGCGGATCTCAAGGGCAAGAAGATCGGCTTTGCCAAGGACTCGAGCGCGCACAACACGACGGTGGCGGCGCTGGAGAAGGGCGGCATTGCCTATTCGGAGATCACGCCGGTGACGCTTGGCCCGGCCGACGCCGTGGCGGCCTTCGCCGGCGGCAACCTCGACGCCTGGACGATCTGGGATCCCTATCTGGCGCTAGCGGAGAAAGGCAAGGTGCGGGTCATCGCTTCCGCGAAGGATGTGCACGACGCCAACTCGTTCTTCCTGGCCAACCGCGACTTCACCGCCAAGCACGTCGACATCGTCGCGCTGCTGAACCAGACCTTTGCCGAAGAATCGAAATGGGCGGGCGAGCACCGCGCCGAGATCGTCGCCAGCCTGCATGAGACCACCGGCGTGGACAGCGAGGCGCTGACGCGGGCGGTGAACCGTTCGACGTTCCTGGTCACGCCGATCACCGACAGGGTGGTGGCGAGCCAGCAGGCCACCGCGGATCGTTTCTTCAAGCTCGGACTGATTCCGAAGGCGATCGATGTGAAGGAGATCGTATGGAGGTGGACGCCGGGATCGTGA
- a CDS encoding LLM class flavin-dependent oxidoreductase, with product MAALELGLDTFGDVTNDADGTPLSHAQVLRNLVDEAVLADRIGIDFIGIGEHHRADFAVSAPDVVLAAIASRTSRIRLGSAVTVLSSDDPIRVFQRFSTLDALSNGRAEVILGRGSFTESFPLFGFALADYEMLFEQKLDLFAALIHEKSVTWEGSIRPPLKDQQVFPPIEVGTLKTWIGVGGSPESVVRAARYNLPLMLAIIGGDPTRFAPYVDLSKRAYAQLDRPVQPIGVHSPGYVADTDELAREQLWPDYKIMRDRIGAERGWPPMQRREFDQEADHGSLYVGSPETVAKKIAATAKALGLSRFDMKYSAGGLSHERIMHCIELYGTRVIPMVREMLG from the coding sequence ATGGCAGCGCTCGAACTCGGCCTCGACACATTCGGCGACGTGACCAACGACGCCGACGGCACGCCGCTGTCGCACGCGCAGGTGCTGCGCAACCTGGTCGACGAAGCGGTTCTCGCCGACCGCATCGGCATCGATTTCATCGGCATCGGCGAACACCACCGCGCCGACTTCGCGGTGTCCGCGCCCGATGTGGTGCTGGCGGCGATCGCCTCCCGCACCTCGCGCATCCGACTCGGTTCCGCCGTCACCGTGCTTTCTTCCGACGATCCTATCCGGGTGTTTCAACGCTTCTCCACCCTCGATGCGCTGTCGAACGGCCGCGCCGAGGTGATCCTGGGCCGCGGCTCCTTCACCGAATCGTTTCCGCTGTTCGGCTTCGCGCTCGCCGACTACGAAATGCTGTTCGAACAGAAGCTCGACCTGTTCGCGGCCCTGATCCATGAAAAATCCGTCACCTGGGAGGGCAGCATCCGCCCGCCGCTGAAGGACCAGCAAGTGTTCCCGCCGATCGAGGTGGGAACACTGAAGACCTGGATCGGCGTCGGCGGCAGCCCTGAATCCGTGGTGCGGGCGGCGCGCTATAATCTGCCCTTGATGCTGGCGATCATCGGCGGCGATCCGACGCGCTTTGCACCCTATGTGGATCTCTCGAAGCGAGCTTACGCCCAACTTGATCGGCCGGTTCAGCCGATCGGTGTGCATTCGCCGGGCTACGTCGCCGACACCGACGAACTGGCCCGCGAGCAGCTGTGGCCGGACTATAAGATCATGCGCGACCGCATCGGCGCCGAGCGCGGCTGGCCGCCGATGCAGCGCCGGGAGTTCGACCAGGAGGCCGATCACGGCTCGCTCTATGTCGGCTCGCCGGAGACCGTCGCGAAGAAGATCGCCGCGACGGCGAAGGCGCTCGGCCTTTCCCGCTTCGACATGAAGTACTCCGCCGGCGGTTTGTCCCACGAGCGGATCATGCATTGCATCGAGTTGTACGGCACCCGGGTTATCCCGATGGTGCGCGAGATGCTGGGGTAG
- a CDS encoding succinate dehydrogenase iron-sulfur subunit: MVEFALPKNSKITGGKEWPKPAGATETREFRVYRWNPDDGKNPGVDTYHIDTKDCGPMVLDGLIWIKNNIDPTLTFRRSCREGVCGSCAMNIDGQNTLACTMAMDDVKDGPVKVNPLPHQPVVKDLIPDLTNFYAQYASIEPWLQTTTPTPQKEWKQSHADREKLDGLYECILCACCSTSCPSYWWNSDRFLGPAALLQATRWVKDSRDEATGQRLDNLEDPFRLYRCHTIMNCAKACPKGLNPSEAIAELKLKMVERQI; encoded by the coding sequence ATGGTCGAGTTCGCACTTCCGAAGAATTCCAAGATCACCGGCGGCAAGGAATGGCCGAAGCCGGCCGGCGCCACCGAGACGCGCGAGTTTCGCGTCTATCGCTGGAATCCCGATGACGGCAAGAATCCGGGCGTCGACACCTATCACATCGACACCAAGGACTGCGGTCCGATGGTGCTCGACGGCCTGATCTGGATCAAGAACAACATCGATCCGACCCTGACCTTCCGCCGCTCCTGCCGCGAAGGCGTGTGCGGCTCCTGCGCCATGAACATCGACGGCCAGAACACGCTGGCCTGCACCATGGCCATGGACGACGTGAAGGATGGCCCGGTGAAGGTCAATCCGCTGCCCCATCAGCCGGTGGTGAAGGACCTGATCCCCGACCTCACCAACTTCTACGCCCAGTACGCCTCGATCGAACCGTGGCTGCAGACCACCACGCCGACCCCGCAGAAGGAATGGAAGCAGAGCCACGCCGACCGCGAGAAACTCGACGGCCTCTACGAATGCATCCTGTGCGCCTGCTGCTCGACCTCGTGCCCGAGCTACTGGTGGAACAGCGACCGCTTCCTCGGCCCGGCCGCCCTCCTTCAGGCCACCCGCTGGGTCAAGGACAGCCGCGACGAAGCCACCGGCCAGCGCCTCGACAATCTCGAGGATCCGTTCCGGTTGTATCGCTGCCACACCATCATGAACTGCGCCAAGGCCTGCCCGAAGGGACTGAACCCCTCCGAAGCCATCGCAGAACTCAAGCTGAAGATGGTCGAGCGCCAGATCTGA
- the sdhA gene encoding succinate dehydrogenase flavoprotein subunit: MAANGNGANGAGIAAYPIEDHTYDVVVVGAGGAGLRAVVGCGEAGLRTACITKVFPTRSHTVAAQGGISASLGNMHADDWRWHMYDTVKGSDWLGDQDSIEYMVRNAPDAVYELEHWGVPFSRTEDGKIYQRPFGGMTLDYGKGQAQRTCAAADRTGHAMLHTMYGQALRHAAEFFIEYFAIDLIMDDQGVCRGVIALKLDDGTLHRFKAQTTILATGGYGRAYASCTSAHTCTGDGGAMALRAGLPLQDMEFVQFHPTGIYGSGCLVTEGARGEGGYLVNAEGERFMERYAPSAKDLASRDVVSRAMTIEIREGRGVGKKKDHIFLHLDHLDPKVLAERLPGISDSARIFAGVDVTKQPIPIVPTVHYNMGGIPTNFHAEVVTKKDGDDNAVVQGLMAVGEAACVSVHGANRLGSNSLIDLVVFGRAAALRCAEKLTPNAKQPDLPAGSADKALNRLDHYRYAKGGTPTAKLRENMQHVMQTNCAVFRTGEVLSEGKELIHKVHSGIVDVSVSDRSLTWNSDLIETLEFDNLIVQAVVTMDSAANRTESRGAHAREDFSARDDVNWMKHTLAWLDGGGKTDIKYRPVHDYTMTNDVQYIPPKARVY; the protein is encoded by the coding sequence ATGGCCGCGAACGGCAACGGCGCCAACGGGGCGGGCATCGCCGCCTACCCGATTGAAGATCATACCTACGACGTCGTCGTGGTGGGTGCCGGCGGCGCCGGCCTGCGCGCCGTGGTCGGCTGCGGCGAGGCCGGGCTGCGTACCGCCTGCATCACCAAAGTGTTTCCGACCCGCTCGCACACTGTCGCGGCGCAGGGCGGCATCTCCGCTTCGCTCGGCAACATGCATGCCGACGACTGGCGCTGGCACATGTACGACACCGTCAAGGGGTCGGACTGGCTGGGCGACCAGGATTCCATCGAATACATGGTGCGCAACGCGCCCGACGCCGTCTACGAGCTCGAACACTGGGGCGTGCCGTTCTCGCGCACCGAAGACGGCAAGATCTATCAGCGCCCGTTCGGCGGCATGACGCTGGACTACGGCAAGGGCCAGGCGCAGCGCACCTGCGCCGCCGCCGACCGTACCGGCCACGCCATGCTGCACACCATGTACGGCCAGGCGCTGCGCCACGCCGCCGAGTTCTTCATCGAATACTTCGCCATCGACCTGATCATGGATGACCAGGGCGTCTGCCGCGGCGTCATCGCGCTCAAGCTCGACGACGGCACGCTGCACCGCTTTAAGGCGCAGACCACCATTCTGGCCACTGGCGGCTACGGCCGCGCCTACGCTTCCTGCACCTCGGCGCACACCTGCACCGGCGACGGCGGCGCCATGGCGCTGCGCGCGGGCCTGCCGCTGCAGGACATGGAGTTCGTCCAGTTCCACCCGACCGGCATCTACGGTTCGGGCTGTCTGGTGACCGAAGGTGCCCGCGGCGAAGGCGGCTATCTCGTCAACGCCGAGGGCGAACGCTTCATGGAGCGCTATGCGCCGTCCGCCAAGGATCTCGCCTCCCGCGACGTCGTTTCGCGCGCAATGACCATCGAGATCCGCGAAGGCCGCGGCGTCGGCAAGAAGAAGGATCATATCTTCCTGCACCTCGACCATCTCGATCCCAAGGTACTCGCGGAACGTCTGCCGGGCATTTCCGACTCCGCGCGCATCTTCGCCGGCGTCGACGTCACCAAGCAGCCGATCCCGATCGTGCCGACGGTGCACTACAACATGGGCGGCATCCCGACCAACTTCCACGCCGAGGTCGTCACCAAGAAGGACGGCGACGACAATGCCGTGGTGCAGGGCCTGATGGCGGTCGGCGAAGCCGCCTGCGTCTCGGTGCACGGCGCCAACCGGCTCGGCTCCAACTCGCTGATCGATCTCGTGGTGTTCGGCCGCGCCGCAGCCTTGCGCTGCGCCGAGAAGCTGACGCCCAACGCCAAACAGCCGGACCTGCCGGCCGGTTCCGCCGACAAGGCGCTGAACCGTCTCGACCACTACCGCTATGCCAAGGGCGGCACGCCTACGGCGAAGCTGCGCGAAAACATGCAGCATGTGATGCAGACCAACTGCGCCGTGTTCCGCACCGGCGAGGTCCTGAGCGAAGGCAAGGAGCTGATCCACAAGGTGCACAGCGGCATCGTCGATGTCAGCGTGTCGGATCGTTCGCTGACCTGGAATTCGGACCTGATCGAGACGCTGGAATTCGACAACCTGATCGTTCAGGCCGTCGTTACCATGGACTCGGCGGCCAACCGCACCGAGAGCCGCGGCGCCCATGCCCGCGAGGATTTCTCGGCGCGCGACGACGTCAACTGGATGAAGCATACGCTGGCGTGGCTCGATGGCGGCGGCAAGACCGACATCAAGTATCGCCCGGTGCACGATTACACGATGACCAACGACGTGCAGTACATCCCGCCCAAAGCGCGCGTCTACTAA
- the sdhD gene encoding succinate dehydrogenase, hydrophobic membrane anchor protein — protein sequence MSAPDTHSAKSMRTPLGRVRSLGSSHSGTSDFWRQRITAVAMVLLMIPVVVIVMMLLGRNQAGAAQILGSPFVALIMLLFIIASVWHMKIGMQVVLEDYVQNEKLKLVSIMANNFFSAAVALASIYAILKLSSGV from the coding sequence ATGAGCGCACCTGACACCCATTCCGCCAAATCCATGCGCACGCCGCTCGGCCGCGTCCGCAGCCTCGGTTCGTCGCATTCCGGCACCAGCGATTTCTGGCGCCAGCGCATCACGGCCGTGGCCATGGTGCTGCTGATGATCCCGGTGGTCGTGATCGTGATGATGCTGCTCGGCCGCAACCAGGCCGGCGCCGCACAGATCCTCGGCTCGCCCTTCGTTGCGCTGATCATGCTGTTGTTCATCATTGCCAGCGTCTGGCACATGAAAATCGGCATGCAGGTCGTGCTGGAAGACTATGTGCAGAACGAAAAGCTGAAGCTGGTCTCGATCATGGCCAACAACTTCTTCTCGGCCGCCGTCGCGCTGGCCTCGATCTACGCCATCCTCAAATTGTCATCTGGAGTGTAG
- the sdhC gene encoding succinate dehydrogenase, cytochrome b556 subunit, whose translation MTARIERPLSPHLQVYRWTLTMALSIVHRATGVALYAGTLLLAWWLIAAASGPAAYANVQAFTGSFIGRFIAFGYTWALMHHMLSGVRHLVWDLGYGFKASEREWLTWAALIGGISLTIVLWLAAYALGAGR comes from the coding sequence ATGACCGCCAGGATCGAACGCCCGCTTTCGCCGCATTTGCAAGTCTATCGCTGGACCCTGACGATGGCGCTGTCCATCGTGCATCGTGCCACCGGCGTTGCCCTTTATGCCGGCACGCTGCTGCTGGCCTGGTGGCTGATCGCCGCCGCCTCCGGCCCCGCCGCCTACGCCAATGTGCAGGCCTTCACCGGCAGCTTCATCGGCCGCTTCATTGCCTTCGGCTACACTTGGGCGTTGATGCACCATATGCTGAGCGGCGTCCGCCATCTGGTCTGGGATCTCGGCTACGGGTTCAAGGCCTCGGAGCGCGAATGGCTCACCTGGGCGGCGCTGATCGGCGGCATCTCGCTGACCATCGTGCTGTGGCTCGCCGCCTATGCCCTGGGAGCCGGACGATGA
- a CDS encoding sulfite exporter TauE/SafE family protein, translating into MAGLELSQLLELAVLLIGVGALAGFLAGVFGIGGGAILVPVFYECFRLAGVPLEVRMPLCIGTSLAIIIPTSIRSWRAHHARGAVDHAIIRHWWLPVLAGVVLGSVIARYAPERLFKIVFVAVAWSAAARLLLGKDSWRLGEEMPQGALMKAYGFVIGLLSTLMGIGGGLFSNLLMTFHGRTIHQSVATSAALAVLISIPGALGYVYAGWPAAAAYPAVVLLQWPFALGYVSLIGAVLVMPTSLMVAPLGVRAAHAMSKRTLETAFGCYLFIVGSRFVIALL; encoded by the coding sequence ATGGCCGGGCTTGAGCTTTCCCAACTACTGGAACTGGCCGTGTTGCTGATCGGCGTCGGTGCCCTCGCGGGTTTTCTCGCCGGCGTATTCGGGATCGGCGGCGGCGCCATCCTGGTGCCGGTGTTCTACGAATGCTTCCGCCTCGCCGGCGTGCCGCTGGAAGTGCGGATGCCGCTCTGCATCGGCACCTCGCTGGCGATCATCATCCCGACCTCGATCCGCTCCTGGCGGGCCCATCATGCCCGCGGCGCGGTCGATCATGCGATCATCAGGCATTGGTGGCTGCCGGTGCTGGCCGGCGTGGTCCTCGGCAGCGTGATTGCGCGCTACGCCCCGGAGCGGCTGTTCAAGATCGTGTTCGTGGCGGTGGCGTGGTCGGCAGCTGCGCGGCTGTTGCTCGGCAAGGACAGCTGGCGGCTCGGCGAGGAAATGCCGCAGGGCGCTCTGATGAAGGCCTATGGCTTCGTCATCGGTCTGCTGTCGACGCTGATGGGCATCGGCGGCGGCCTGTTTTCCAATCTGCTGATGACGTTTCACGGCCGCACCATCCATCAGTCGGTGGCGACCTCCGCAGCACTGGCAGTGCTGATCTCGATCCCCGGCGCGCTCGGCTATGTCTATGCCGGATGGCCGGCAGCGGCAGCCTATCCGGCCGTGGTCCTGCTGCAGTGGCCGTTCGCACTGGGCTACGTATCGCTGATCGGCGCCGTTCTGGTAATGCCGACCAGCCTGATGGTAGCGCCGCTCGGTGTCAGGGCGGCGCATGCCATGTCGAAGCGGACGCTGGAAACCGCCTTCGGCTGCTACCTGTTCATCGTCGGCAGCCGCTTCGTCATCGCGCTGCTGTAG
- a CDS encoding cation diffusion facilitator family transporter — translation MNAHDHDHDHPHTHAPGAGHVHAPASFGAAFAIGIGLNSAFVVVEAIYGYTSGSMALVADAGHNLSDVLGLMAAWTAAILSKRAPSPRFTYGLRGSSILAALFNAVFLLVAVGAIAWEAIQRLLVPEPVAGVTVMVVAGIGIAINGVTAWLFASGRKGDLNIRGAYLHMVADAAVSAGVVLAGLLILYTGWNWLDPAVSLVISGVIVWGTWSLLRDSTAMSLSAVPRGIDPHAVRDYLERCSGVVQVHDLHIWPMSTTEVALTCHLVIPAGSPGDAWLMEVARRLHRDFGIEHATIQVETDPNSPCALAPDHMV, via the coding sequence ATGAACGCCCATGATCACGACCACGACCACCCGCACACCCACGCGCCCGGCGCTGGCCATGTGCATGCGCCCGCCAGTTTCGGCGCGGCCTTTGCCATCGGCATCGGCCTCAACAGCGCCTTCGTCGTGGTGGAGGCGATCTATGGCTATACGTCCGGCTCAATGGCGCTGGTCGCCGACGCCGGGCACAACCTGTCCGACGTGCTTGGCCTGATGGCGGCGTGGACCGCGGCGATCCTGTCGAAGCGGGCGCCCTCGCCACGTTTCACCTATGGACTGCGCGGCTCGTCGATCCTCGCGGCCTTGTTCAATGCCGTGTTCCTGCTGGTGGCGGTGGGCGCCATCGCCTGGGAGGCCATCCAGCGCCTGCTCGTTCCGGAGCCGGTGGCCGGAGTCACGGTGATGGTCGTGGCCGGCATCGGCATCGCCATCAATGGCGTTACGGCCTGGCTGTTTGCGTCGGGCCGCAAGGGCGACCTCAACATCCGTGGCGCCTACCTGCACATGGTGGCTGACGCCGCGGTGTCGGCCGGCGTGGTGCTCGCCGGTCTGCTCATTCTCTATACCGGCTGGAACTGGCTCGATCCGGCAGTCAGCCTGGTGATTTCCGGTGTCATCGTCTGGGGCACGTGGAGCCTGCTGCGCGACTCCACCGCGATGTCGCTAAGCGCCGTGCCGCGCGGCATCGATCCCCACGCCGTGCGCGATTATCTCGAACGGTGCAGCGGTGTGGTGCAGGTTCACGACCTGCACATCTGGCCGATGAGCACGACCGAGGTCGCGCTGACCTGCCACCTGGTGATCCCGGCGGGTTCGCCGGGCGACGCCTGGCTGATGGAAGTGGCGCGCCGCCTGCATCGCGATTTCGGCATCGAGCACGCCACCATCCAAGTCGAGACCGATCCCAACTCGCCCTGCGCACTGGCGCCGGATCACATGGTGTGA
- a CDS encoding malonate--CoA ligase produces the protein MTAALNANLFSRLFDDLDDATRLAIETPEGLRITYGDLIALSGQIANVLVSRGVKVGDRVAAQTEKSVPGLVLYLATVRAGAVYLPLNTAYTLNELDYFITDAEPSLIVCDPAKAEGLAAIAAKVGAKVETLGADGKGSLTEAAATQKPDFTTAPRENDDLAAILYTSGTTGRSKGAMLTHNNLASNSLSLVDFWRFTDKDVLIHALPIYHTHGLFVASNVTLFARASMIFLPKLDPELIIKLMARATVLMGVPTFYTRLLQSPNLTKESTAHMRLFISGSAPLLAETHREWFARTGHAVLERYGMTETNMNTSNPYDGERVPGAVGQALPGVSVRVTDPETGKELAADTIGMIEVKGSNVFKGYWRMPEKTKAEFRDDGFFITGDLGKIDAKGYVHILGRGKDLVISGGFNVYPKEIESEIDAMPGVTESAVIGVPHADFGEGVTAVVVTNKGAEVSEAEVLGALDGRIAKFKMPKKVIFVDDLPRNTMGKVQKNVLRDTYAGIYKK, from the coding sequence ATGACCGCTGCATTGAACGCCAATCTGTTTTCCCGCCTGTTCGACGATCTCGACGATGCCACCCGCCTGGCGATCGAAACGCCGGAAGGACTGCGCATCACCTATGGCGACCTGATCGCGCTGTCCGGGCAGATCGCGAATGTGCTGGTGAGCCGTGGCGTCAAGGTTGGCGACCGCGTCGCAGCCCAGACCGAGAAGTCGGTGCCGGGGTTGGTGCTGTATCTCGCCACCGTGCGTGCCGGTGCCGTCTACCTGCCGCTCAACACCGCCTATACGCTCAACGAACTCGATTACTTCATCACCGACGCCGAGCCGTCGCTGATCGTCTGCGATCCCGCCAAGGCCGAGGGTCTTGCCGCAATCGCCGCCAAGGTCGGCGCAAAGGTCGAAACGCTCGGGGCCGACGGCAAGGGATCGCTGACCGAAGCCGCGGCGACGCAGAAGCCGGACTTCACGACGGCGCCGCGCGAAAATGACGATCTGGCCGCGATCCTCTACACGTCGGGCACCACCGGCCGTTCCAAGGGCGCGATGCTGACCCACAACAATCTCGCATCGAACTCGCTGAGCCTGGTCGACTTCTGGCGCTTCACCGACAAGGACGTGCTGATCCACGCGCTGCCGATCTATCACACCCACGGCCTGTTCGTGGCTAGCAACGTCACGCTGTTCGCGCGAGCGTCGATGATCTTCCTGCCCAAGCTCGATCCCGAACTGATCATCAAACTGATGGCGCGCGCCACGGTGCTGATGGGCGTGCCGACCTTCTACACGCGGCTGCTGCAGAGCCCGAACCTGACCAAAGAGTCCACCGCGCATATGCGGCTGTTCATCTCGGGCTCGGCGCCGTTGCTGGCGGAAACCCATCGCGAATGGTTCGCGCGCACCGGCCACGCCGTGCTGGAGCGCTACGGCATGACCGAAACCAACATGAACACCTCGAATCCCTATGACGGCGAGCGCGTGCCCGGCGCCGTCGGCCAGGCGCTGCCCGGCGTTTCGGTGCGCGTCACCGATCCCGAGACCGGCAAGGAGCTGGCCGCCGACACGATCGGCATGATCGAGGTCAAGGGCTCCAACGTGTTCAAGGGCTACTGGCGGATGCCGGAGAAGACCAAGGCGGAATTCCGCGACGACGGCTTCTTCATCACCGGCGACCTCGGCAAGATCGACGCCAAGGGCTACGTGCACATTCTCGGCCGCGGCAAGGACCTGGTGATCTCCGGCGGCTTCAACGTCTATCCGAAGGAAATCGAGAGCGAGATCGACGCCATGCCCGGCGTGACCGAATCCGCTGTCATCGGCGTGCCGCATGCCGACTTCGGCGAGGGCGTCACCGCCGTTGTGGTGACCAACAAGGGCGCCGAGGTCAGCGAAGCCGAAGTGCTCGGCGCGCTCGACGGCCGCATCGCCAAGTTCAAGATGCCGAAGAAGGTGATCTTCGTCGACGACCTGCCGCGCAACACCATGGGCAAAGTGCAGAAGAACGTGCTGCGCGACACCTATGCGGGGATCTACAAGAAATAG